A stretch of Paenibacillus mucilaginosus 3016 DNA encodes these proteins:
- a CDS encoding alpha-L-fucosidase, with amino-acid sequence MKRLTFLRTTNFDMILNSFFAKTHIAKGPFEPTFESLGKFECPEWFRDAKLGIWSHWGAQSVPMYGDWYARNMYVEGSEQYRYHIRHYGHPSTFGYKDIVQLWKAEHFDPYSLMDLYVAAGAKYFVAQAMHHDNFFNYDSKLHRFNSVNMGPKKDILALWKAAASRRGLPFGLSEHLGATFSWFKFNKGLDKEGPYAGVHYDGNSPEYEDLYLPNREHYDPDNLSSEPRPWYTDNPWWHQRWLDVMKEIIDFYQPDLLYSDGGLPFASAWDQRDAPLDDPLFTAGLRAVAHLYNTSAAANGGVNRAIFNQKDRRQDVYRIGILDIERSQSPDIRLDPWQTDTCVGDWFYNVRTEYKKPGHVIEILVDIIAKNGNLLLNIPQKPDGTIDDECTYILQEMAKWIRVCEEGVYGTRPFRVSGEGLSRVVIDHFTEDRVDWNAGDFRFTQKGNTLYAFQMRWPEDHRAVIRTLTPADQVKSVRLLGVGEVPFEQSYGALIVSLPDRRPTPYVNCLAIELHA; translated from the coding sequence TTGAAAAGGCTTACATTTCTGCGCACAACGAATTTCGATATGATATTAAATTCATTTTTTGCTAAAACGCATATCGCCAAAGGTCCTTTCGAACCCACATTTGAATCGCTCGGGAAATTCGAGTGTCCGGAATGGTTTCGTGACGCGAAGCTAGGAATATGGTCGCACTGGGGCGCGCAATCTGTGCCGATGTACGGGGATTGGTACGCCCGGAACATGTATGTGGAAGGTTCCGAGCAATACCGGTACCATATTCGCCATTACGGACATCCGTCGACATTCGGCTACAAAGATATCGTTCAGCTGTGGAAAGCGGAACATTTCGATCCGTACTCACTGATGGACCTATACGTAGCTGCCGGCGCCAAGTATTTCGTCGCGCAGGCGATGCATCACGACAACTTCTTCAACTACGACTCAAAACTCCACCGTTTCAATTCAGTCAACATGGGACCGAAAAAAGATATCCTAGCGCTATGGAAAGCCGCCGCTTCCCGCCGGGGACTTCCTTTCGGTTTGAGCGAGCATCTGGGAGCGACGTTCAGCTGGTTTAAATTCAATAAAGGACTGGACAAGGAAGGTCCTTATGCGGGCGTCCATTATGACGGTAACTCCCCGGAGTACGAGGATTTATATTTGCCGAACCGCGAGCATTACGATCCGGACAATCTGTCGTCCGAGCCAAGGCCTTGGTATACTGATAATCCTTGGTGGCATCAGCGCTGGCTCGACGTGATGAAGGAAATCATTGATTTCTACCAGCCGGATCTGCTGTACTCCGACGGCGGGCTGCCGTTCGCAAGCGCTTGGGATCAACGAGACGCTCCCTTGGACGACCCCTTGTTCACGGCCGGACTGCGAGCGGTTGCACACCTTTACAATACCAGCGCAGCGGCCAACGGCGGGGTGAATCGCGCCATTTTTAATCAAAAAGACCGCAGGCAGGACGTGTATCGCATAGGAATCCTCGACATTGAGCGCAGCCAGTCGCCTGACATCAGACTTGACCCTTGGCAGACCGATACATGTGTCGGGGATTGGTTCTACAATGTGAGAACCGAATACAAAAAACCGGGGCATGTCATCGAAATTCTTGTCGATATTATAGCCAAGAACGGCAACCTGCTCCTCAATATTCCGCAGAAGCCGGACGGTACGATTGATGACGAATGCACGTATATCTTGCAAGAGATGGCGAAATGGATCCGGGTTTGTGAGGAGGGCGTATACGGCACTCGGCCATTCCGCGTATCGGGCGAAGGGCTCTCCCGCGTAGTCATCGACCATTTTACGGAGGATCGGGTGGATTGGAACGCTGGCGACTTCCGTTTCACGCAAAAAGGGAATACGCTGTACGCCTTCCAGATGCGGTGGCCGGAGGATCATCGCGCCGTGATTCGTACGTTGACGCCAGCAGACCAAGTGAAGTCCGTCCGGTTGCTTGGAGTGGGTGAAGTTCCGTTCGAACAGTCGTACGGCGCTCTGATCGTATCGCTGCCGGACAGACGTCCTACGCCATACGTGAACTGCTTAGCGATCGAACTACATGCTTAA
- a CDS encoding glycoside hydrolase family 2 protein, translated as MLRLFRTNEIRDVQELEGDWDFQPTNGKDGLPSRYEYRMPVPGCWEMHPQFSTYRGKAVYRRMVEISRKGAIRLVFKGVSHTADIFFDGIPAGRHYNAYTPFALVIPDVEPGMHEVAVIVDNSFGESSALHVPNDYYTYGGLIRPSAIELLDELFIERIAFTPICTAEGWQGTIRLYVRNIGQRACRARLQLSLAGRDIDAGEASVMPGETVELSITEPFPGITPWSASDPTLYLLKASLYVEGQEAPMDDLIERVGFRTVSTKNGRIQVNGEDVVLKGFNRHEDHALAGAAIPYPLMVHDIELMLDMGANTVRTSHYPNDERFLDLCDERGMFVWEENHARGLSLEQMKHPLFAKQCEDCNREMVETHFNHPSIIIWAILNECASDTPEGREIYRTQLEQIRTMDSSRPLSFASHHRDRELCFDLADIVSFNLYPLWYEEEDPLELVKEARRWADEAGGLEKPMIMSEFGADGYYGYRDPSRVKGTEERHADIIERNLEAYTSVPFLSGMLIWQFCDCKVTEGTGWLLTRAGTQNSKGIVDRYRRPKLAYAVVKKYYAGQLRSEQE; from the coding sequence TTGCTGCGATTGTTTAGAACGAATGAAATACGCGACGTGCAAGAGTTGGAAGGCGATTGGGATTTCCAACCGACTAACGGAAAGGACGGGTTGCCGTCCCGCTACGAATACCGAATGCCCGTACCCGGGTGCTGGGAGATGCATCCGCAGTTTTCAACCTATCGGGGCAAAGCCGTATACCGGCGAATGGTAGAAATATCGCGGAAAGGCGCAATCCGGCTTGTTTTCAAAGGTGTGAGCCATACAGCTGATATTTTTTTTGACGGTATACCGGCAGGACGCCATTATAATGCGTACACGCCGTTTGCTCTCGTCATTCCGGATGTCGAACCGGGAATGCATGAAGTTGCCGTGATCGTGGACAATTCGTTCGGCGAATCGTCCGCGCTCCATGTTCCGAACGATTATTATACCTACGGGGGCTTAATCCGACCTTCGGCCATTGAGCTGCTGGATGAATTATTCATCGAACGAATCGCGTTTACGCCGATTTGTACAGCCGAAGGCTGGCAGGGGACGATTCGGCTCTATGTACGGAATATCGGGCAACGGGCTTGCCGCGCACGGCTGCAGCTCAGTCTGGCGGGCCGGGACATTGATGCAGGTGAGGCGAGCGTGATGCCGGGTGAAACCGTCGAGCTATCGATTACGGAGCCGTTTCCTGGCATTACTCCTTGGTCGGCAAGTGATCCAACGCTTTATCTGCTGAAGGCGAGTCTGTATGTAGAGGGGCAGGAAGCCCCCATGGACGATTTGATTGAGCGGGTCGGCTTTCGAACGGTGTCGACGAAGAACGGGCGCATCCAGGTAAACGGCGAGGACGTTGTGCTGAAGGGCTTCAACCGGCACGAGGATCATGCGCTGGCAGGAGCCGCCATTCCTTATCCGCTTATGGTGCACGACATCGAGTTGATGCTGGACATGGGCGCCAATACCGTACGGACCAGCCACTATCCGAACGACGAACGGTTTCTTGATTTGTGCGATGAGCGAGGCATGTTTGTATGGGAAGAAAATCATGCGCGCGGCCTTAGTCTGGAGCAAATGAAGCATCCGCTGTTCGCCAAGCAATGCGAGGATTGCAACCGGGAGATGGTAGAGACTCATTTCAATCATCCAAGCATCATCATTTGGGCAATTCTGAACGAATGCGCGAGCGATACGCCGGAAGGCCGGGAGATATATCGGACGCAGCTCGAGCAAATCCGAACGATGGATTCGTCAAGGCCGCTAAGCTTTGCTTCGCATCACCGCGATCGCGAGCTTTGCTTCGATCTTGCGGATATCGTCTCGTTCAACTTGTATCCGCTCTGGTACGAAGAGGAGGATCCGCTGGAGCTTGTCAAGGAGGCGAGGCGGTGGGCGGACGAAGCCGGCGGTCTGGAGAAGCCGATGATCATGAGCGAATTCGGGGCCGACGGCTATTATGGCTATCGCGATCCGAGCCGGGTGAAAGGAACGGAGGAGCGCCATGCCGATATCATCGAGCGCAATCTGGAAGCTTATACGTCCGTCCCATTCTTGTCCGGCATGCTGATCTGGCAATTTTGCGATTGCAAGGTAACGGAAGGGACGGGATGGCTGCTGACCCGCGCCGGAACGCAGAACAGCAAGGGAATCGTCGACCGGTACCGCCGACCCAAGTTGGCTTATGCCGTGGTAAAGAAATATTATGCAGGACAACTGCGCTCTGAACAGGAGTAA
- a CDS encoding polysaccharide deacetylase family protein, with the protein MGNVSIQFDRFPRGLGKAVVFSFDDGREQDRRLVEAFNRYGLKGTFHLNSGNFGQEGYITAEEASDLFRGHEISAHTVTHPFLEQSPDDQIAEELIADRRNLEAIAGYPVRGMSYPFGTYNDRVVHALPVLGIEYARTVQSHGGFHMPDDPLRWHPTCHHKDMVEKAEQLLSSKQWFSRMELLFIWGHSYEFDHDDNWDLVDKVGELIGGEESVWKASMTDIVTYQNALKALRFSVDRSMVHNPNAREVWISADGEAVRIAGGETKRLR; encoded by the coding sequence ATGGGTAACGTGAGCATTCAATTCGACCGGTTTCCGAGAGGGCTTGGCAAGGCGGTCGTGTTTAGTTTTGACGATGGCCGCGAGCAAGACAGGAGGCTGGTGGAGGCTTTTAATCGATATGGCCTCAAAGGAACGTTCCATCTGAATTCCGGCAATTTCGGCCAGGAAGGATATATCACTGCCGAAGAAGCGTCGGACTTATTTCGCGGTCACGAGATTTCGGCCCATACCGTCACGCATCCCTTCCTGGAGCAGTCTCCGGATGACCAGATCGCGGAGGAACTGATCGCGGACCGCCGTAATCTGGAGGCGATTGCGGGATACCCAGTTCGCGGCATGAGTTATCCGTTCGGCACCTACAACGACCGCGTTGTGCACGCGCTGCCGGTGCTCGGTATCGAATATGCCCGCACCGTCCAGAGCCATGGCGGCTTCCACATGCCGGATGATCCGCTGAGATGGCATCCGACCTGCCACCATAAAGACATGGTCGAGAAGGCGGAACAGCTGCTGTCGTCCAAGCAGTGGTTCAGCCGGATGGAACTATTGTTTATCTGGGGCCACAGCTACGAATTCGATCATGATGACAACTGGGACCTGGTAGACAAGGTGGGCGAGCTGATCGGCGGCGAGGAATCGGTCTGGAAAGCGTCGATGACGGACATTGTAACCTATCAGAATGCCCTTAAAGCGCTCCGTTTCTCGGTTGATCGAAGCATGGTGCATAATCCGAATGCCCGTGAGGTTTGGATTAGCGCAGACGGCGAAGCCGTCCGTATTGCGGGAGGCGAAACGAAGAGGCTGCGATAG
- a CDS encoding cellulase family glycosylhydrolase: MVSIGPALTLPNKAFAADSTGSAAAAVQSDIVPMKSQAYDWGRVKIVGGGFIPGIIYNPKEKDLIYARTDMGGAYRWDPATKKWIQLLEWVSLEDWNLSGVESIATDPVDPNRVYIAAGTYSNDWVQSNGYILRSQDRGQTWEKTEMPFKFGGNMPGRSMGERLVVDPNDNRILYLGARNGNGLWKSEDYGATWHKVSSFTAVGDVKDDYGGNVGPVWVTFDPSTGSAGHATQTIYVGLADTQTSIYKSVDGGATWEPVAGQPKQGFLPHHGTLGSNGMLYVSFNSTIGPYLGGNGAVWKLDTKTGEWTDISPEGAGNTSNPYGGLAVDAQHPDTLMVATMNKWWPEESIYRSTDGGKTWNSLWQFSSYPKRDNRYTIDYSISPWLDWGVQRDPETDPETSPKLGWMIGDLEIDPFNSDRIMYGTGATLFGSENVTNLDKGEKIGISVMADGIEETAVLGLISPSSGAPLISAMGDIGGFRHEDLNTAPRMIRNPYIGTSTDLDYAETNSNLIVRVGHASNQDARMGISTDNGVTWTPATNAWQAENGDNTSGGWVAVGANGHTIVWAPHPDGSAVRPVSFSTDLGKTWTASKGIPQGASVSSDRVNPDKFYGFLDGKFYVSTDGGANFTASAASGLPNNLNGKFKAAPTAEGDIWLASEEGLFRSTDSGASFGKIGGVDEAVSVGFGKEAPGQTYKTIYAGMRVNGGKFGFYRSEDEGASWIRINDEQHQFANARGTITGDGQVYGRVYIGTNGMGIVRGDIKEGATVQTPMQSYVNAMQPGYNLGNSLDARGPDETSWGNPVVTQAFIEQIAAQGFKSIRIPVTWYQHTGPAPSYTVDPAWMSRVQQIVDWSLEAGLHVMINMHHDSVEWVNTMDTNHDQVVAEYTAVWKQIANTFKDYPNKLVFESINEPVFGNNLADTTQMSLLDELNTTFFNIVRESGGNNGVRPLVLPSLWTNASQKYVDSLAATIEQLNDPNLITTVHFYGLWHFSVNIAGYTTFNAEVKNDIDTTVNNVYNTFVSKGIPVVIGEYGILGYGKGEETVERGEMLKYFEYFLHAMQSKSIATMMWDYGPYVNRTTFEWSDPELYHIIMHSLTGRTSTTSFDRIFIKSGETVSDQSVTLNLNGNSFVSLKNGDQTLVPGTDYTVDGDVLTLKASYLSSLATGALGQKAVLSAHFSAGPAWKLYVNYYDTATLSSVSGTITSQGFDIPTAFNGDRVATMEAKYADGGNAGPHNWTSYKEIYDSYNPDYANGRIRLTPNFFQNTNDGVVNLTFHFWSGKVVTYTMTKNGTTVTGTGAGNSAPSVSITSYEDGQAINLNNLQLNWTFHDADDADVQSAYQVQASSNGWETVDVDSGELAGASGSYTLNGLADGNWSIRVRLKDNGGTWSEWAYRSLVIDTAAPTLKVVLDKETLWPANNKLVKVTATIETDNELSQVELLSITPSAAVDSYESMVQEAEFSTFDTEFLLLAKKSKGKGPLVYTITYRATDQAGNVTEASSTVTVPHDQSGERIS, from the coding sequence ATGGTAAGCATTGGCCCTGCCTTGACGCTCCCTAACAAGGCATTCGCGGCGGATTCGACCGGAAGCGCAGCAGCGGCCGTACAGTCGGACATCGTGCCAATGAAGTCACAAGCCTATGATTGGGGCAGGGTGAAGATCGTCGGAGGCGGATTCATTCCGGGCATTATTTACAACCCGAAGGAGAAGGATCTCATCTATGCCCGCACGGATATGGGGGGCGCGTATCGCTGGGACCCCGCGACGAAGAAGTGGATTCAGCTGTTGGAATGGGTGAGCTTAGAAGACTGGAACCTATCGGGCGTAGAGAGTATCGCTACCGACCCTGTCGATCCGAATCGCGTCTATATTGCTGCCGGCACCTACTCGAACGACTGGGTGCAGTCGAACGGTTACATTCTCCGTTCGCAGGATCGCGGGCAAACGTGGGAGAAGACGGAAATGCCGTTCAAATTCGGCGGCAACATGCCCGGCCGTTCCATGGGCGAACGTCTGGTTGTCGACCCGAACGATAACCGGATCCTCTACTTGGGAGCCCGCAACGGGAACGGATTGTGGAAGAGCGAGGACTACGGAGCGACATGGCATAAGGTGAGCAGCTTCACTGCAGTCGGCGATGTAAAGGATGACTACGGCGGCAATGTCGGCCCAGTATGGGTCACCTTCGATCCTTCGACGGGCTCTGCAGGCCATGCGACGCAGACGATATATGTCGGCTTGGCGGATACCCAGACGAGCATTTACAAGTCGGTCGACGGCGGGGCTACTTGGGAACCGGTAGCGGGTCAGCCGAAACAGGGCTTCCTGCCCCACCACGGTACGCTGGGTTCCAACGGTATGCTGTACGTATCGTTTAACTCGACGATCGGACCCTACCTCGGCGGCAATGGCGCAGTATGGAAGTTGGATACGAAGACGGGCGAGTGGACGGACATCAGCCCGGAAGGAGCCGGCAATACGAGCAATCCGTACGGCGGTCTTGCCGTCGACGCTCAGCATCCGGATACGCTGATGGTCGCCACGATGAACAAATGGTGGCCGGAGGAATCGATTTACCGCAGTACGGACGGCGGGAAAACATGGAATTCGTTGTGGCAGTTCAGCTCCTATCCGAAGCGAGACAACCGGTACACGATCGATTATTCCATCTCGCCATGGCTCGACTGGGGCGTTCAGCGCGATCCTGAGACCGATCCGGAGACCTCGCCGAAGCTGGGTTGGATGATCGGCGACCTGGAGATCGATCCGTTCAACTCCGACCGGATCATGTACGGTACCGGGGCGACGCTGTTCGGCTCCGAGAACGTGACCAATCTCGACAAAGGCGAGAAAATCGGGATCTCCGTCATGGCGGACGGGATCGAAGAGACCGCGGTTCTCGGCTTGATTAGCCCTTCATCCGGGGCGCCGTTGATTAGCGCGATGGGCGATATTGGAGGGTTCCGTCACGAAGACCTGAATACGGCGCCGCGCATGATCAGGAATCCTTATATCGGAACCAGCACCGATCTGGACTACGCGGAGACGAATTCGAATTTGATCGTGCGGGTCGGCCATGCATCGAACCAAGACGCGCGGATGGGCATATCGACGGACAACGGCGTCACCTGGACGCCGGCGACCAATGCCTGGCAGGCGGAGAATGGCGACAACACGAGCGGAGGATGGGTCGCGGTCGGCGCGAACGGCCATACGATCGTATGGGCTCCGCATCCGGATGGTAGCGCTGTCCGGCCGGTGAGCTTCTCTACCGACCTTGGCAAGACGTGGACGGCCTCGAAAGGCATCCCGCAAGGCGCGAGCGTCTCTTCGGACCGCGTCAATCCGGACAAATTCTACGGTTTCCTTGACGGGAAGTTCTATGTCAGCACGGATGGCGGCGCCAACTTCACGGCTTCGGCGGCTTCCGGACTGCCGAATAATCTGAATGGCAAATTCAAGGCTGCTCCTACGGCCGAAGGCGATATTTGGCTTGCCAGCGAGGAAGGACTATTCCGTTCGACGGATTCAGGAGCGAGTTTCGGGAAGATAGGCGGCGTCGACGAGGCGGTATCCGTCGGTTTCGGCAAAGAAGCGCCAGGCCAAACGTATAAAACGATCTATGCCGGGATGAGAGTGAACGGCGGCAAGTTCGGGTTCTACCGATCGGAGGATGAAGGGGCGAGCTGGATCCGTATTAACGACGAACAGCATCAATTCGCGAATGCAAGAGGAACGATTACGGGCGATGGGCAAGTGTACGGCCGGGTCTATATCGGAACGAACGGTATGGGCATCGTGCGCGGCGATATTAAAGAGGGTGCGACGGTGCAGACGCCAATGCAGTCCTATGTCAACGCGATGCAGCCGGGATATAATCTGGGGAATTCCCTGGATGCAAGAGGCCCGGATGAAACGTCTTGGGGCAATCCGGTTGTCACTCAAGCATTTATTGAACAAATTGCCGCCCAGGGCTTCAAAAGCATCCGGATTCCCGTGACCTGGTATCAGCACACGGGACCTGCGCCATCCTACACGGTTGACCCGGCGTGGATGAGCCGGGTACAGCAAATTGTCGACTGGTCGCTCGAAGCCGGCCTGCACGTCATGATCAACATGCACCACGATTCGGTGGAATGGGTCAACACGATGGACACGAACCATGACCAGGTCGTAGCCGAATACACGGCGGTCTGGAAGCAAATCGCCAACACGTTCAAGGATTATCCCAACAAACTGGTGTTCGAAAGCATCAATGAGCCGGTTTTCGGCAACAACCTAGCAGACACAACGCAAATGTCGCTGCTCGATGAATTGAATACGACCTTCTTCAACATTGTAAGAGAGTCCGGCGGCAATAATGGGGTTCGTCCGCTTGTTTTGCCGTCGCTGTGGACGAATGCCAGCCAAAAATATGTGGATTCGCTTGCAGCCACGATAGAACAATTGAACGACCCGAATCTGATCACTACCGTTCATTTTTACGGCTTGTGGCATTTCTCTGTAAACATCGCAGGCTACACAACGTTTAATGCCGAAGTGAAAAACGATATCGATACAACGGTTAACAATGTCTATAATACGTTCGTATCGAAAGGCATTCCTGTTGTCATAGGCGAATACGGAATACTCGGTTACGGTAAGGGTGAGGAAACCGTCGAGCGCGGCGAGATGCTCAAGTATTTCGAATACTTCCTCCATGCCATGCAGTCGAAGAGCATTGCGACGATGATGTGGGATTACGGCCCGTACGTTAACCGGACAACTTTCGAGTGGAGTGACCCGGAGCTATATCATATTATTATGCATAGCTTGACCGGCCGCACTTCGACGACGTCTTTCGATCGAATCTTCATCAAGAGCGGGGAGACGGTCAGCGACCAATCGGTCACCTTGAACCTGAACGGCAACAGCTTTGTCTCGCTGAAGAATGGCGATCAAACGCTCGTACCCGGCACAGACTATACGGTGGACGGGGACGTATTAACGCTCAAAGCAAGCTATCTTTCAAGTCTCGCTACAGGCGCATTAGGCCAGAAGGCGGTATTGTCGGCCCATTTCAGCGCGGGTCCTGCGTGGAAGTTGTACGTTAATTATTATGATACAGCGACGTTGTCCAGCGTTTCCGGCACGATCACCTCCCAAGGCTTTGATATTCCTACAGCCTTCAATGGCGATCGAGTCGCTACGATGGAGGCAAAATATGCTGATGGCGGCAATGCCGGTCCGCATAATTGGACTTCGTACAAGGAAATTTATGATTCCTACAATCCTGACTACGCCAATGGAAGAATCAGGCTTACGCCAAATTTCTTCCAGAATACGAATGACGGAGTTGTGAATCTGACGTTCCACTTCTGGAGCGGCAAGGTAGTCACATACACAATGACCAAGAACGGCACAACCGTTACAGGCACAGGTGCCGGCAATTCGGCTCCATCCGTCTCGATCACCTCGTATGAGGATGGCCAGGCGATCAATCTGAACAATCTGCAGCTTAACTGGACGTTCCATGACGCCGACGATGCGGATGTTCAATCTGCTTATCAGGTTCAAGCCTCCAGCAACGGTTGGGAGACGGTCGATGTGGACAGCGGCGAACTGGCGGGCGCATCCGGTTCATACACTTTGAATGGATTGGCGGACGGAAATTGGTCGATCAGGGTTCGCTTGAAGGACAATGGGGGCACCTGGTCGGAGTGGGCGTACAGAAGCTTGGTCATTGATACGGCTGCTCCTACCCTGAAAGTTGTCCTGGATAAGGAAACCTTGTGGCCGGCCAACAATAAGCTGGTTAAAGTAACGGCAACTATTGAAACGGATAATGAGCTGTCTCAAGTGGAATTGCTGTCCATTACGCCGAGCGCTGCCGTCGACAGCTATGAATCTATGGTACAAGAAGCCGAATTCAGCACATTCGATACGGAATTCTTGCTTCTCGCCAAAAAATCCAAGGGTAAAGGGCCTCTAGTTTATACGATTACTTATAGAGCGACCGATCAAGCAGGGAATGTAACGGAAGCATCTTCCACCGTTACTGTTCCTCATGATCAATCAGGAGAAAGAATAAGCTAG
- a CDS encoding glycoside hydrolase family 43 protein, with protein METTCSTATYSNPVIPGFYPDPSICRVGDDYYLVTSTFAYFPGVPIFHSKDLVNWRQIGHCLTTEQQLPLANAWLSGGIYAPTIRYHDGWFYMVTTNVSGVGNFYVRSQRPEGPWSEMIPVVQGGIDPSLLFDEDGSVYFQSTYSGNEGYGIYQCEIDIATGTMLTVSRLIWRGTGGAHAEAPHLYKINGLYYLLIAEGGTEYGHMATIARSDAPYGPYEPCPHNPILSHRSRKNSIQATGHADLVQAHDGSWWAVFLGVRPVSYPYRHHLGRETFLAPVSWTADGWPIIGNGGSVESVMDAPQLSEVRWQTHSTRDDFDDATLGFDWVFLRNPNPLCWSLSESPGNLVLRGNEASLDDAGAPAFVGRRLRHWSSNIAALLNFEPQQDGEEAGLTVFMNENYHYDLAVTRKEGRKVIVFRRTVGSLRSESTLVCLDGPVVLKIEAQPEWFHFKLQQHPSDVLEVGSGESHLLSTEVAGGFTGVIIAMYAVCETGQGSPACFDWFEYEPLNG; from the coding sequence ATGGAGACGACGTGTAGCACCGCGACGTATAGCAATCCGGTAATACCAGGCTTTTATCCCGACCCGAGCATCTGCCGTGTCGGAGATGATTATTATTTGGTGACAAGCACTTTTGCTTATTTTCCTGGAGTTCCTATATTTCATAGCAAGGATCTTGTCAATTGGCGCCAGATCGGACATTGTCTGACGACCGAGCAGCAATTGCCGCTGGCCAACGCCTGGTTATCGGGAGGGATTTACGCCCCGACGATCCGCTATCACGATGGCTGGTTCTATATGGTTACGACGAATGTGAGCGGGGTCGGCAACTTCTATGTTCGCAGCCAACGGCCGGAAGGTCCTTGGTCCGAGATGATACCTGTGGTGCAGGGTGGCATCGATCCATCTCTTTTATTCGATGAAGATGGCAGCGTATACTTTCAATCCACTTATTCCGGCAATGAAGGCTACGGCATTTATCAGTGTGAGATTGACATAGCGACCGGGACAATGCTGACAGTGAGTCGCCTGATCTGGAGAGGAACGGGCGGAGCGCATGCGGAAGCGCCTCATCTTTACAAAATCAACGGACTTTATTATTTGTTGATTGCCGAAGGCGGGACGGAGTACGGTCATATGGCGACGATAGCGAGGAGCGACGCTCCATATGGACCTTACGAACCATGCCCCCATAATCCGATTCTTTCTCACCGAAGCCGGAAGAACAGCATACAGGCAACCGGGCATGCAGATTTGGTACAAGCGCATGACGGCAGCTGGTGGGCGGTTTTCTTGGGTGTCAGACCTGTCTCCTATCCCTACCGGCATCATTTGGGCAGAGAGACGTTTCTGGCGCCCGTGTCATGGACGGCCGACGGCTGGCCAATCATCGGTAATGGGGGAAGCGTCGAGAGCGTCATGGATGCTCCGCAGTTGTCGGAGGTCCGGTGGCAGACGCACTCAACCCGAGATGATTTTGACGATGCAACCTTAGGCTTCGATTGGGTGTTCCTGCGAAATCCGAATCCGTTATGCTGGTCGCTCAGCGAATCGCCGGGGAATCTTGTATTGCGCGGAAACGAGGCGTCTCTAGACGATGCCGGCGCTCCAGCCTTTGTAGGCCGTCGTTTGCGCCACTGGTCAAGCAACATTGCCGCCTTGCTGAATTTCGAACCGCAGCAAGATGGCGAGGAAGCCGGACTTACCGTGTTTATGAACGAAAACTATCATTACGACCTGGCCGTAACGCGTAAAGAAGGGCGGAAAGTGATCGTATTCCGGCGAACGGTAGGATCTTTGAGATCGGAGAGCACGCTAGTATGCTTAGACGGGCCTGTTGTTCTTAAGATTGAAGCGCAGCCGGAATGGTTTCACTTCAAGCTTCAGCAGCATCCATCCGATGTTCTTGAAGTGGGATCCGGAGAATCGCATCTGCTCTCGACAGAGGTAGCGGGCGGATTTACGGGAGTAATCATTGCGATGTACGCGGTCTGCGAAACGGGGCAAGGTTCACCGGCATGCTTTGATTGGTTCGAATATGAACCGTTGAACGGATGA